In Salvelinus namaycush isolate Seneca chromosome 17, SaNama_1.0, whole genome shotgun sequence, one genomic interval encodes:
- the LOC120062083 gene encoding UPF0461 protein C5orf24 homolog isoform X2, translated as MHKPMPCQMQQETQNEFHAQTVRIRGPGEAPTGPESSKKKKGGVVKSGRRGRPSGTTKSAGYRTSTGRPLGTTKAAGFKTSPGRPLGTTKAAGYKVSPGRPPGSIKTLARLKKLEYGSCDGTKKLDFSNCGGGAKKLDYASCEVAPFPYTLMQKRGLREPTGKVEETNE; from the coding sequence ATGCACAAACCCATGCCGTGTCAAATGCAACAAGAGACCCAGAATGAGTTCCACGCTCAGACAGTGAGGATCCGAGGGCCCGGTGAGGCTCCAACTGGGCCAGAGAGCTCCAAGAAAAAGAAAGGAGGTGTCGTCAAGTCCGGCCGTAGAGGGAGACCCTCGGGGACCACTAAGTCAGCCGGTTACCGGACAAGCACCGGACGTCCGTTGGGGACCACGAAAGCTGCGGGGTTCAAGACCAGTCCCGGCAGGCCTCTGGGTACAACTAAAGCGGCGGGTTACAAGGTTAGCCCTGGCAGGCCTCCTGGTAGCATCAAGACTCTGGCTCGGCTGAAGAAACTGGAGTATGGGAGCTGTGATGGTACCAAGAAACTAGACTTCAGTAACTGCGGCGGCGGAGCCAAGAAACTGGACTATGCCAGCTGCGAAGTGGCACCTTTCCCTTACACCCTGATGCAGAAACGAGGCTTGCGTGAGCCTACTGGCAAAGTGGAGGAAACTAACGAGTAG
- the LOC120062083 gene encoding UPF0461 protein C5orf24 homolog isoform X1, producing MMHQVTSSSNDYCMSGLAEECQHPTSHFDLCSSQSNKFYPSPPPPTLQLPRPNLPPLPQGMHKPMPCQMQQETQNEFHAQTVRIRGPGEAPTGPESSKKKKGGVVKSGRRGRPSGTTKSAGYRTSTGRPLGTTKAAGFKTSPGRPLGTTKAAGYKVSPGRPPGSIKTLARLKKLEYGSCDGTKKLDFSNCGGGAKKLDYASCEVAPFPYTLMQKRGLREPTGKVEETNE from the coding sequence ATGATGCACCAAGTCACTAGCAGCAGCAATGACTATTGCATGAGTGGCCTTGCAGAGGAATGTCAACACCCAACCAGCCACTTTGACTTATGTAGCTCGCAATCCAACAAATTCTACCCTTCGCccccaccccctactctacagcTGCCTCGCCCTAACCTACCCCCTCTTCCACAGGGCATGCACAAACCCATGCCGTGTCAAATGCAACAAGAGACCCAGAATGAGTTCCACGCTCAGACAGTGAGGATCCGAGGGCCCGGTGAGGCTCCAACTGGGCCAGAGAGCTCCAAGAAAAAGAAAGGAGGTGTCGTCAAGTCCGGCCGTAGAGGGAGACCCTCGGGGACCACTAAGTCAGCCGGTTACCGGACAAGCACCGGACGTCCGTTGGGGACCACGAAAGCTGCGGGGTTCAAGACCAGTCCCGGCAGGCCTCTGGGTACAACTAAAGCGGCGGGTTACAAGGTTAGCCCTGGCAGGCCTCCTGGTAGCATCAAGACTCTGGCTCGGCTGAAGAAACTGGAGTATGGGAGCTGTGATGGTACCAAGAAACTAGACTTCAGTAACTGCGGCGGCGGAGCCAAGAAACTGGACTATGCCAGCTGCGAAGTGGCACCTTTCCCTTACACCCTGATGCAGAAACGAGGCTTGCGTGAGCCTACTGGCAAAGTGGAGGAAACTAACGAGTAG